One genomic region from Myripristis murdjan chromosome 7, fMyrMur1.1, whole genome shotgun sequence encodes:
- the ajap1 gene encoding adherens junction-associated protein 1 — MWINRCVARSPTSTVRTGNSVRHRVWILLAMTHLTLDFSVCSPLSQGLGIKLTPKSVPRSRPRWQPLWDTPNMLHWRTVSPLARRLLSPVPPPQDSRSGVGPKVKGQKHRKPAHKGQAVCKECRLRYTQTETGDVSALVAEAPAALSDGSKGDTVRLLLRARRQLKWDNYDKSQEGRTTTVAGFIDWGPTGTEDSIDEEVKPGPNVTLSTKALTTTVATTTSTTTKVPERTFAVVTTPQPKRLSTTKATVSLGETAKPPKPYGDTPGLAVHQIITITVSLIMVIAALITTLVLKNCCAQSGNGRHNSHQRKIHQQEESCQNLTDFTPARVPSKVDIFTAYNDSLQCSHECVRTAVPIYTDEMIQQTPVYKTAYNGNRPSPTERQLIPVAFVSEKWFEISC; from the exons TCCGACATCTACTGTGAGGACGGGCAACTCTGTGAGGCACCGGGTGTGGATCCTGTTGGCGATGACGCACCTCACCCTGGACTTCTCCGTCTGCAGCCCCCTCAGTCAGGGTCTGGGGATCAAACTCACGCCTAAATCGGTGCCTCGCTCCCGGCCTCGCTGGCAGCCCCTCTGGGACACTCCCAACATGCTTCACTGGAGGACTGTGAGCCCACTGGCCCGACGGCTGCTCAGCCCTGTCCCTCCACCCCAAGACAGCCGGTCAGGGGTAGGGCCAAAGGTCAAGGGCCAAAAGCATAGGAAACCAGCACATAAAGGACAAGCAGTGTGTAAGGAGTGCCGGTTGAGATACACTCAGACAGAGACGGGTGATGTGTCGGCTCTGGTAGCCGAAGCCCCAGCAGCTCTATCCGATGGGAGCAAAGGGGACACGGTGAGGTTGTTACTGAGAGCAAGGAGGCAGCTCAAATGGGACAACTATGACAAGTCTCAGGAGGGCCGGACTACCACCGTGGCCGGATTTATTGACTGGGGACCCACAGGGACAGAGGACAGCATAGATGAGGAAGTCAAACCAGGGCCTAATGTTACACTGTCCACCAAGGCCTTGACTACCACAGTGGCCACGACCACTAGCACTACCACCAAGGTCCCTGAAAGGACGTTCGCTGTGGTGACAACGCCACAGCCCAAGAGGCTAAGCACCACCAAGGCCACTGTCAGCTTGGGGGAGACTGCCAAACCACCAAAGCCATATGGGGACACACCAG gtTTGGCAGTTCACCAGATAATCACAATCACTGTGTCTCTCATTATGGTTATCGCAGCCTTGATCACAACACTTGTCCTTAAAAACTG CTGTGCACAGTCAGGAAATGGCCGCCACAATAGCCATCAGCGCAAGATCCACCAGCAGGAGGAAAGCTGCCAAAACCTGACAGACTTCACCCCAGCCCGGGTGCCCAGCAAGGTGGACATCTTCACTGCCTACAATGACAGCCTGCAGTGCTCCCACGAGTGCGTCCGGACTGCCGTGCCCATCTACACTGATGAGATGATCCAGCAAACACCTGTCTACAAGACTGCTTACAATGGAAATAG GCCCTCTCCCACCGAAAGGCAACTGATTCCTGTGGCCTTTGTGTCAGAGAAATGGTTTGAGATCTCCTGCTGA